GGGAGCGTTAAAGATGAATAGTTCCTGATTTTGGTTCAGTTTTCTGGTTTTAGAAAGTTTTCTTCTTTAAACAACATTTTGGTTTAAAAAATCAGTAGTAATATTTAACGGGgggaaatagaagaaaataagtaGAAACAGATAAACCTACACTAAGATGACAATTATAACATGTATAAGATACAATACCTTCAACCACAGAATATtccagtaaaagaaaccccacagAGACTAAATTTTTCTCAACAGTAAATACTTTAGAGAAGAAAGTGAAACATAAATACACTATCGAATGAAATTAAGAAATTCCATTGGAACATATATACCAACAATCAGTTTGTTTTAGTGTTCTgcgatatttaatttttaaaaccaACATCAAACCAAATTTTGGCAGTTTCCCATTTCTTTAAGACCAAAACTAACCAAATGATTTCTATAATTGTTGGTTTGGTTCAGTCGATTTTTTCCAAGCGCTTTCCCCACTACTATATTGGCATTCCTCTGAATTATGCTTGATATTTTACCCATCTCTCTTCTCCCTCTCTTTATGGGGGAGAAGGGAAGGTGTTGTGTGtgggggggtggggtggggttgggggggggggggggcgcttTGGGATCAATAGTGAACTGTTATTTCTTGAGTCTTCAATGATGTGCTTTTTTAAAGGCTAACTTTAATTAGATTGGCGATTTTAGGGTTTAAGGTGTTCTCGTTGAAACACGCGGGCATACTCCTTGCTTCTGGGGACATATTTCTTTTGCTCTTgacttttctttacttttaaattgCTATTTTTAACAAGATATATTGAAAGAACTTTATGAAGCATTTGgcattttcttttttgaaaaaggTAACAATTATATTCTTCAGCACCCATAAAACGGGGCTGGTATCTAATATTTACAAGTACAGACCCTGAAAATCTTACAGAGAATCAAAAAGATCTAGTAGTGATTCTACATCACCTATCAGTTGttctttacaccaaaaatgaaaaagaaaaatacaagaactcttgattttttgtgttttttgtgtTGAACTGCTCTTGCCTTCAAAACATCTTGCATTCCTCTCCTTCCAAACTGTCCATGATATGCAAGCTGGAACAATCTTCCACCATTCCTTGTGACAGGTTCTTCCCCTAATACTGTTCCAGCTGCATATCAGGCCAATGGTGTCTTTGGGCATTACCCAAACAATACCAGCTAGTGCTATAAAGAGCTACCAAAGTTGTCTAGTAATAACACAATGTAAGAAAAGATGCTCATTGGTTTCAACCCTCAGGGGTTGGCCTGGTGGCAATTGacttgagccttggggtttgctccctttcaaggtctcaagttcgaaacccactgggtgcaaacaatttctgagggccatcggactgggtaaaacctgaattaaccgtggtgcacttgcgggaaactccttgccgagggcctgtgcaccccgggattagtcggggctcaaagagacttggacacccggtgcaaatcaaaaaaaaaaaaaaagatgctcATTGGTTTCATCTTCCTGTTGACATAGAAAGCATGTAGAGCTGGTCTGAATACCTCTTCTTTGGAGAATTTCTAGAGTGAGGCAGGCTTTTCTTACCACTAACCATGAAAAGCAAATAACTTTGAATGTTGCTTTGATCTTCCAAATCTTTTTCCAAGGCCAAGGATAGTTGGGGTGTCCTCTGGATGATAGATAGTTGTATGCTGCCTTGACTGTAAATTTAGAGCCCTTGCCTCCTTTCCATGTAAGAGAATCCTCCGCCTCACTTAATCCTCCGCCTCATTTGGCATTTTCTAGTAAGTTGATTTACATGGTTGGTCCTAATTTGAGATACTGAGACAGAAATGTTCAAGCAGAATGTTTGTGTTATCAATACATCCCAAATTGTTGGATCTGCATACACCTTTCAGCTGAATATTTTGTACATCTTTGAAAATGTTGGAGTCTTCTGCTTAGTGATTATAATTGAGGGCTGTCATCCCTTTCACAAACACACCCTTATAAATTACTGAGATGTGAAACTATAAATCAAAATGGCCACCTCTTTCGCTGAAGTTTACTTTTTTCCCTTTAAACAATTGCAGGCTGAGAGAAATCCCACACCATTACACCATGCAGCAAAAGCATTAATAAATGCTCAGCTAGAAAATGGAGATTTTCCTCAGCAGGTAATTCTGCAGTTTCCAGTCCCTGTAGCTTAAAAATGCTTGTACTGTATACGAACAGGTGCCTGGTTGTTATTATTGAAAAGAGCGTACCCTCCTTTTACTTTTTGACTTGCAAGTTAAAAGGTTGCCTAAGCGCTTGCCTCAGAGTTTTGATTTGGTTTAATTGGCTGTGCCTCTTGGATGGAGTTTGGGGCTTAAATTGACTTCGGAGCTGCATACAGTTTTGGGAGAGGAAGTATGTAAATATAAACTACATTGTTCAAGAGAATCTGGTTAAGTGTTGGGTATCTTTCGTGGGAGAGTTAGCTTATAAGAGTACCTGGCTATGGGAGAATAAAGAACTAGTGGATGCTGGTTCAGTAAATAAGGTcaaaattttcatatttctaATCGTCTTGTTTAAAAAGCCCGCTGCAGACAAGTCTTTTATTTCAATGGAGATGGGTAAAAGGGCGGGCTCATTATCTGTTGACTTTCGAACTGCGTGCCACACTGGCCCTCAAGAGTtaatcagtttttttttttttttaaagtcaaAGAAGTCTACTCAAGTACAACGGTTGGGGTAAGAAGATGGCATTTTGGTTTAGTGTTGATGTAGGATAATATTTGCGCCAGTAGCATGGTAATCCCTTAGTACCTTTCAAATGTATTATACACAGTGTTGGATAAACACGGGGCGTTACATTGTTTCATGATTTTAGGGGTCCAATATATTTTCCTCTGTTTTATGGTTTTCACTGCGTATGACAACTTTGGTGTCCTTTCTACTAAAAAGGCAGGCCTCTATACAGATTGAAACTTGAATGTTTTCTTTTAATTATTCAAACTGCACTACTACATTACAtttctgagttaataaaacttgatAAACTGGTAGTGGAGTTGTTTTGAAATCTCAATTTAATATGTAGGTGCTACGTTATGCTTGTCGCATGTGGAGCTTAATAAtcttatttactactttttatttctttctaaTATGTGGCTGGATAATTTGTTTACTTATCGACCGTCTTTATATTTCTCAGGAGATCAGCGGGGTCTTCAACAGGAATTGCATGATATCCTATTCTGCATATAGGAACATTTTCCCAATTTGGGCACTGGGAGAATATCGTTCTCGTGTACTCAAGGCTAAGTAAGTGGCAGTTCCAGGGGATATCTTGCAGCGTCACTCTTTCGCGAAATCTCGACTCTTGGTTTTCTCTCCACCTTTAACACGCTAGATGCACGATGATTAGTTAGCTACTTTACTTTATTTTTAGTTATTTTGCAACTAATCGTCTTTCGTGATTCGTTTGCTGTCCTCGATAATTTCCTTCATTAGTTGGGAGGGAAACTCTAAGACTAATAACGGACCACCAGAATTAGAATTTGATTAGAAGTGTCTCTGATCATTGTCTCGTTTCTTTCTAACAGCCTCTTGTTCACCAAAACTGTCTTATGTCAACCCGAGACATTTGGTCCAAGGGTCTTGCAAATCAGAAACCATATCAAATTAAAGAACTGACATGTGCTATCATATCATAGCATAGTAGCAAAAGACTAACAAACACAAATTGAATCACACTAGGGACAATCAACGATGTCGGATACCTAGACTTACTGTTAACTAAAATAAAGAATTTATACACATTCAAACGCAATCTTCATTATTCAATGTTCAGATTTAAGGACAATTGCCTAATATCAGATATGTCTTCAATACTGTATTTCTTAATcttaaaattaaaaacaaaaaacaacGGAAAAACAAAAGCAAAAGGGAATGAAATCCCAAATGAATGAAGGTCAGCTGTTTTAACAATGGAAATTTTGAGGGACGTTAATATGGATTACTTGCACTATTAAAATTGATTGTCTTGTTTAAAGTGACAGCTTACTTGCAAACTTCCAACTCATGAAGGCAGAGCTCATTTTTTCAGCGAATTCACATATGGAAACATCAAACTAGCAATATGTCCTATGTATTATCTGGTTCGCAATTAAGAAGAAAAGGAAATTTAATGAAATGTACACAAGCGACGTGCGTTCCAAATAGATAAGGTTAGAGAATGTTGCGTATTTCTCACATATAGCTGTCACAATGGAGCCACAGATTAGTAACAAAGACTGGCACACGGGTTCCAATAGAAGAACTCGCACGAAGGGCAATATTTTTAAACTATAAGAAAAAGTTATAGTGATCTCAAACCAGCTCAAAAAATACAGGAACATATACAGAAAATCTAGAGTCCATCGGCAATTGATTATTAACACAAGCTTGTCCCTGATGTTGGTTAGTACTCGAGTGTTTGCTCAATTCAATTTCCAAAGTCTCAATCTCACATTGAAGCATCCTTCACATCTTTACTCAGAAATTATATTTCTTACCCTCGCAACACTTTGGTAACATCGGCTAAAGCATTGCTGATTTAGTCTCCGTGAGGGTCGCATGATGCTAATGCAGCCATTTCAGTTTCGCATTCACAGCAATAAACAGACTTGAGAACTTTCAAATGGTGTCCCTTGCTAGGGGGGACTTTCTCAACATGCTTAATAGATCTTTCAAAATCACTCCAAGATGGACGGAACATAGCAACACATTCATAGATACAATCACTAGCAATGTCACAAAGTTGCTAAGTATCGGGTTAAGATATGATTCATAACCAATTTGTACATCAAAAGAACCAACCTCTCCACCAACTTCATCATCTGTACTCGTGTATGTTTCGCCATGTCATAAATTGACAGAGCATGCTCTCACGATTAGATTAAGCAGTCATCCCTTCCTAGCTCTTAGTACTCAATCTACTGATGCATTTTTATGTTAAAGAAAACCTACTCTAGTTGCAGGTTTGCTTAAAAAGCTCGACTTACAAGCATTATGCAAACTTATAACCTCCATACAACTATCAACACATGCTGTCTCTGATTGCTTTGATATGGTCATATCCTTTACAGAATTTCCCCCACTAACTAAATTTGAGTACTGCTCGTTCTTGAcaattctatgttgattcagcgAATAGTCATCTGACTTGGGAGGAGACCAATCATTTTCGGCTGAAACATTTGGACAAAAAAATTGTTACTTTATCCAGATAGAAAAAGTAGAAATGTGTACAGCAAGAAAAGGTGCAAATTGCTTGGCTAACAAATGGTGAGTTAACCTGTCCCCTTATTTTAgcaaattcttttttttctttttctggtgACAAGTACTTTAGTACTACCTAATTGCATTAGCTACTTCCTGTTCTATGTAAACCAAGGGGTTAAGtaattctaaaattttccaacACCCTTCTTTTCTCGAAGAGCAAAAGATGTATTATAGCTTTCTAAAAACTCGGTGGAGATCTTGCATACTTCCTCATCAAGGCAAGTTCTGGATGTGTTATATCCTTCGAAACATACCTTTCATGAACCTCCTGATCTCCTCTGGCTGCATGGCCTTCACCCCTTTCACTGTTCTGTTCAGAGACTCCGCCATTACCCTTCTGACTTCTGGCGGCACATTGGGACAACCTTTTGAGGGCCCTTTTGGATCACCTCCAGCCAAATGCGCCTTAAGATGTGTAATTCCTCCGGAAGAAGATATGAAACCGCAATACTTACAAACAGCCCTCTGCCTTTTTGCATCAACTGGTGAAGCATGTTCCCAGGCAGCATCAAGTGGCCTTCCCCTTCTAACAGATTTTTTTGACGTACGTGCTGCTAATTTAAAGGAGCAAGAGGAGAATGTACAAACAACAGCATTCAGAAATAAATCTTAACTGACGGTGGGGGTACTAAAAAAATTAAAGGAAGAAAAAGAGCAAACAGTTAGCCTTCCTAGCACAGTAACATTAACAGAAACTTGTTATAGTAAAGGGGAAATTAATAATTATCTGTGATGGAAGCACTTCTAAGATAAAGAAACACAGCCATAGCAAATTGTTCCCGTAATACAAAATTTTAGCAATATGAAGATACTAGTTGCAGGAAAGGATGCCACTTCCCATATGCAGTGCAATTAAAGGTGGTCAAAAGATCGTGATCAAAAATCACGAATGTACAGCAGTGTAAAACCAACCCGGTCTTCCCCCTCTGAGATACCAGAGAGACAGGGAAACAGGAATAGGGATAGGgaatatatttaattaaaattaagTAATTGGAAAGACAAATCAAACAGCAAGCTGAACTAATAAACAGGCCCAGAAAAAGAGTGACAGCACTTATCCATTTTCATGAGATAATCCTTTTCAACTTTTACAAGGACAATGAATTACTTTTAGATTGATACACAAAAGGAGGTCACAGGTTCAACcctggaaacagcctcttgcataaATGCAAAATAAGGCTGTGTACAATAGACACAATGCGGTGTGGCCCAAACCAAAAAAATGGAGTTCTGAGTCATACAGATTTTAAGCTAAGTGACGGGAAAGAAAAGGTCATCCTGAAAACACTTCAGTTTCTCTCATAACGATAGAAGTAAATTATCTTTCTGTGGAGCAAAAGACTCCTGTCAAGATGTTACAATCGTCCACATTAGAGGAGATTCAAAATCATCCACATTTTCAGAAACATACCTTCCATGTCAGTCCTGATATCCTCTAGCTGTGGTGCATTCACCCCTCTTATAGTTCCTTGTAACCATTCTGTCATCACCCTTTTGACTTCTGGTGGCACATTTGGACAACCCTTTAACGAACCCGTTGGATCACCCCCACCCAGATGCGTCTTAAGATAAGTAATGCCTCCAGAGGAAGAGACAAATCCACAATACTTGCAAATTGTCCTCTGTTTCTTTCCATCTACTGGAGTAGCATGTTGCCAAGCATCATCAAGTGGCCTTCCCTTTCTAGCTGTTTTTGAGGCAGGTGCTGCTTATTTAAAGAAAAAGATTTTCACTTCACAGATTTGGGGAGGATATTTAAGACAAAGAATAAAATGGAATAAAAAACAGAGGTCATCCTAGAACTGAATAAGTGCTAAAAGCAAGTTACAAAAGCAGAGAAACTAGTAATTGAGCATGATGGAAGCGCTACAAAAGTTTAAAACAAACAATAACAAATTGGTAAGTAACCCATATTCTTGAATTTTCtgtcttttaaaaaaaattgttcaaaAGTAATCTTATCGATGTTGCATCGAAGGTGTTAATATACAATAATCATGTAACATATACAAAACcctaaaaatcccaaaatttataaaaatatcataaccaACTATCCATGCAGACTGGGGTATTCATGCTACACGCCTACACATGgataaaaatcaaataaaaaggaACTTTTAACTTTGAACATGGATTTTCAACTCCCTCAAGTAGGAGGAGACCAACTCTTTATGACAGGGTGCCGGTGCAATTTAAAGGGTTAGTAATCTTTTATCAGGAGAAAAGGTTGGTAAAAACAATCAAAAGTAAAACACAAGGCTTATAAGGCACACATTCAACACTATGCCTAAAACAAACTTTTCTATTCCCCTCCGAGATAGAGTCAGAAAGAAACACAAGAATAAGAAAAGGACAGGAATGTCAATACTGTTTCATGGAGATTTC
This region of Nicotiana tomentosiformis chromosome 4, ASM39032v3, whole genome shotgun sequence genomic DNA includes:
- the LOC104112537 gene encoding uncharacterized protein isoform X1, which produces MAAKPIADTIWRGSFMISHPKVSLNLTAHLSSKACAKVWLAAKEMAEVLCFELLPRLDVWPKIFKSSKLIDDNIAIYFFSVKGRDDQVFDNLLYNLRHYDFALKALVGDSELLIFTSAQLPEKHQRFEGQLYLWGVFNGRQAPPQHSSDDCFIYNTRVTQASTPKLANDVVIGKDGGCNEFSNKKDPSAPASKTARKGRPLDDAWQHATPVDGKKQRTICKYCGFVSSSGGITYLKTHLGGGDPTGSLKGCPNVPPEVKRVMTEWLQGTIRGVNAPQLEDIRTDMEARTSKKSVRRGRPLDAAWEHASPVDAKRQRAVCKYCGFISSSGGITHLKAHLAGGDPKGPSKGCPNVPPEVRRVMAESLNRTVKGVKAMQPEEIRRFMKAENDWSPPKSDDYSLNQHRIVKNEQYSNLVSGGNSVKDMTISKQSETACVDSCMEVISLHNACKSSFLSKPATRVGFL
- the LOC104112537 gene encoding uncharacterized protein isoform X2; its protein translation is MAAKPIADTIWRGSFMISHPKVSLNLTAHLSSKACAKVWLAAKEMAEVLCFELLPRLDVWPKIFKSSKLIDDNIAIYFFSVKGRDDQVFDNLLYNLRHYDFALKALVGDSELLIFTSAQLPEKHQRFEGQLYLWGVFNGRQAPPQHSSDDCFIYNTRVTQASTPKLANDVVIGKDGGCNEFSNKKDPSPASKTARKGRPLDDAWQHATPVDGKKQRTICKYCGFVSSSGGITYLKTHLGGGDPTGSLKGCPNVPPEVKRVMTEWLQGTIRGVNAPQLEDIRTDMEARTSKKSVRRGRPLDAAWEHASPVDAKRQRAVCKYCGFISSSGGITHLKAHLAGGDPKGPSKGCPNVPPEVRRVMAESLNRTVKGVKAMQPEEIRRFMKAENDWSPPKSDDYSLNQHRIVKNEQYSNLVSGGNSVKDMTISKQSETACVDSCMEVISLHNACKSSFLSKPATRVGFL